A window from Symbiopectobacterium purcellii encodes these proteins:
- the cysW gene encoding sulfate ABC transporter permease subunit CysW, whose product MEQVIATAARTPKGKKRATTYYVLVTLAWLVFFLVLVLPLLMVLTQGLAKGVGAFWQAISEPDAISALKLTLLATAISVPLNVVFGLATAWSVTKFEFRGKSLLLALIDLPFSVSPVVVGLVYVLLFGAQSYFYPFLTAHHLEIVYAVPGIVLATIFVTLPYVARELIPLMEQQGTQEEEAARLLGANGWQMFWYITLPNVKWALIYGVVLCTARAMGEFGAVSVVSGHIRGLTNTLPLHIEILYNEYNIVAAFSVAILLLLMSLVVLLLRQWSEGRLAKQVEKHQQELAPNEH is encoded by the coding sequence ATGGAACAGGTAATTGCTACCGCGGCGCGTACTCCCAAGGGAAAAAAACGCGCAACGACCTATTACGTGCTGGTGACGCTGGCCTGGCTGGTGTTTTTTCTGGTTCTGGTATTGCCGTTATTGATGGTGCTGACGCAGGGATTGGCGAAAGGCGTGGGGGCGTTCTGGCAGGCGATTTCGGAACCGGATGCGATTTCTGCGCTGAAACTGACGTTATTGGCGACGGCAATATCCGTACCGCTTAATGTGGTGTTCGGATTGGCGACCGCCTGGAGCGTGACCAAATTTGAATTTCGCGGTAAAAGCTTGCTGCTAGCACTCATTGACTTGCCCTTCTCGGTATCGCCGGTAGTAGTGGGGTTGGTGTACGTGCTGCTGTTTGGTGCACAAAGCTATTTTTACCCTTTCCTGACCGCGCACCATCTTGAAATTGTCTATGCCGTGCCGGGAATTGTGCTGGCAACCATTTTTGTCACTTTGCCCTATGTGGCGCGCGAGCTGATTCCATTGATGGAGCAGCAGGGTACTCAGGAGGAGGAGGCCGCCCGTTTACTGGGTGCCAACGGCTGGCAGATGTTTTGGTATATCACGTTGCCCAATGTGAAATGGGCGCTGATTTACGGCGTGGTGCTCTGTACGGCGCGTGCCATGGGTGAGTTTGGTGCGGTGTCGGTGGTTTCTGGCCATATTCGTGGTTTGACCAACACCTTACCGTTGCACATTGAGATCCTTTACAACGAATACAACATTGTAGCCGCTTTTAGCGTGGCGATTTTATTGTTGCTGATGTCGTTAGTGGTATTGCTGCTGCGCCAATGGAGTGAAGGGCGTCTGGCAAAACAGGTTGAGAAACACCAACAGGAGCTGGCTCCAAATGAGCATTGA
- the cysT gene encoding sulfate ABC transporter permease subunit CysT, whose protein sequence is MSRRISPVIPGFGLTLGFSLSYLSLIVLIPLAGMFVYASQLTLAQFWTLITSRQVLFSLQLSFGTALAAAFVNGIQGTLLAWVLVRYQFPGRKVIYAMIDMPFALPTAVAGIALTALYAPNGLIGGLFPFKIDYTSLGITLALIFVTLPFVVRTLQPVLADIPREVEEAAACLGAKPAQVFWHVLLPALLPAWLTGFALAFARGVGEYGSVVFIAGNIPFKTEILPLLIVSKLDQYDYKGATGIGVFMLLVSFIMLLLINLLQRRIQPKL, encoded by the coding sequence ATGTCACGACGCATTTCTCCCGTCATTCCTGGTTTTGGCCTGACCTTAGGGTTTAGCCTCAGCTACTTGAGTTTGATTGTGCTGATCCCGCTGGCAGGCATGTTTGTCTACGCCAGCCAGCTTACACTCGCACAATTCTGGACGTTGATCACCAGCCGTCAGGTGCTGTTTTCACTGCAACTCTCTTTTGGCACGGCGCTGGCGGCGGCTTTTGTCAATGGCATCCAGGGAACCTTGCTAGCCTGGGTGTTGGTGCGCTATCAGTTTCCGGGGCGCAAAGTGATCTATGCCATGATCGATATGCCTTTTGCGCTGCCCACGGCGGTGGCGGGTATTGCACTTACCGCACTGTATGCGCCGAATGGGCTGATCGGCGGACTGTTTCCATTCAAGATTGACTACACCAGCCTGGGTATCACGCTGGCGTTGATCTTTGTCACCTTACCCTTTGTGGTGAGGACGCTGCAACCGGTGCTGGCTGATATTCCTCGCGAAGTGGAGGAAGCGGCCGCCTGTCTGGGGGCAAAACCGGCTCAGGTATTTTGGCATGTGCTGCTACCCGCTCTGCTGCCTGCCTGGTTGACGGGCTTCGCATTGGCGTTTGCGCGCGGGGTAGGGGAATACGGCTCGGTGGTGTTTATTGCCGGCAATATTCCGTTTAAAACCGAAATACTGCCGCTGCTGATTGTCTCCAAACTCGATCAGTATGACTACAAAGGTGCTACCGGTATCGGCGTATTTATGCTGTTGGTCTCATTCATTATGCTGCTGCTGATTAACCTGTTGCAGCGTCGTATTCAGCCCAAACTGTAA
- a CDS encoding sulfate ABC transporter substrate-binding protein, whose product MSIRRLGVSLAAATVLFAGAASAATELLNVSYDPTRELYQEYNAAFIKHWKETTGETLSIKNSHGGSGKQARSVIDGLQADVVTLALAGDIDALNLNQPLIDPKWQARLPDNSTPYTSTIVFLVRKGNPKNIKDWGDLVKPGVEVITPNPKTSGGARWNFLAAWAYAKHLPGGSDESALKFVTELYRHAPVLDTGARGATISFVQRQLGDVLLAWENEAYLSLKEQGGDQLEIVTPSLSILAEPPVAVVDKVVERKGTQKQAEAYLKYLYSDDAQRIIGKNFYRPRNAKIAEEFKGQFAPVKLVTIDEEFGGWTKVQDQYFNDGGVFDKIFNEINK is encoded by the coding sequence ATGTCAATACGTCGTCTGGGAGTATCTCTTGCAGCAGCAACGGTATTATTTGCGGGCGCTGCGTCTGCGGCAACGGAATTGTTGAACGTGTCTTATGACCCAACGCGTGAGCTGTATCAGGAATATAACGCTGCCTTTATTAAACACTGGAAAGAAACCACCGGCGAAACGCTTTCCATTAAAAACTCCCACGGTGGCTCCGGCAAACAGGCTCGCTCGGTCATTGATGGTCTGCAGGCGGACGTGGTGACGCTGGCGCTGGCGGGCGATATTGATGCCCTGAATCTGAACCAGCCGCTGATCGATCCCAAATGGCAGGCACGCCTGCCGGATAACAGCACGCCTTATACCTCCACCATTGTGTTCCTGGTACGTAAAGGCAACCCGAAGAATATTAAGGACTGGGGCGATCTGGTGAAGCCGGGCGTAGAAGTGATCACGCCTAACCCGAAAACCTCCGGCGGTGCGCGTTGGAACTTCCTGGCGGCCTGGGCCTACGCCAAACACCTGCCGGGTGGCAGTGATGAGAGCGCGCTGAAATTCGTGACTGAACTTTATCGTCATGCGCCGGTATTAGACACCGGTGCGCGCGGTGCCACCATCAGCTTCGTACAGCGCCAACTGGGCGATGTGTTGCTGGCGTGGGAAAACGAAGCCTATCTGTCACTGAAAGAGCAGGGCGGCGATCAGTTAGAAATCGTCACGCCGTCGCTGTCTATTCTGGCTGAGCCGCCGGTTGCCGTTGTGGACAAAGTGGTTGAGCGCAAAGGTACACAAAAGCAGGCTGAAGCCTACCTGAAATACCTCTACAGCGACGATGCGCAGCGCATTATCGGTAAGAATTTCTACCGTCCGCGCAATGCCAAGATTGCTGAAGAATTCAAAGGCCAATTCGCACCAGTGAAACTGGTGACCATCGATGAGGAGTTTGGTGGCTGGACAAAAGTGCAGGACCAATACTTTAATGACGGTGGCGTTTTTGACAAGATTTTCAATGAAATCAATAAATAA
- a CDS encoding CdaR family transcriptional regulator gives MASYHLNAKLAQDIVARTMQIIDSNINVMDARGRIIGSGDRERVGELHEGALLALSQGRVVDIDDAVARHLHGVRPGINLPLRIDGEIVGVIGLTGNPAHLRQFGELVCMTAEMMLEQARLLHMLAQDSRLREELVLNLIRTDELSPALMEWAQRLGIDLNTPRVVAVVEVDSGQLGVDSAMAELQQLQTLLTTPERNNLIAIVSLTEMVVLKPALNSHGRWDAEEHRRRVDNLFSRMTESGRLRVRMALGNYFTGPGSIARSYRTARTTMGVGKQRMPSQRCYYYQDLMLPVLLDSLRGGWQANELVRPLAKLKAMDGNGLLRRTLNAWFRNNVQPGATAKALFIHRNTLEYRLNRISELTGLDLGNFDDRLLLYVALQLDEEE, from the coding sequence ATGGCGTCATATCATCTCAACGCAAAGCTGGCGCAGGATATTGTTGCGCGTACCATGCAAATTATTGATAGCAATATCAACGTGATGGATGCCCGTGGGCGCATTATAGGCAGCGGCGATCGAGAACGCGTGGGCGAATTGCACGAAGGGGCGCTGTTGGCGTTGTCACAGGGGCGCGTCGTCGATATCGATGATGCAGTTGCCCGCCATCTGCACGGCGTGCGGCCTGGTATCAACTTGCCACTACGTATTGACGGTGAAATTGTCGGCGTAATCGGCCTGACCGGTAATCCCGCCCATTTGCGTCAATTTGGTGAACTGGTGTGCATGACCGCAGAGATGATGCTGGAGCAGGCTCGACTGCTGCACATGCTGGCGCAGGATAGCCGTTTGCGTGAAGAACTGGTGCTAAACCTGATTCGTACCGACGAGCTGTCACCCGCACTGATGGAGTGGGCACAACGTCTGGGGATCGATCTCAACACGCCGCGTGTGGTGGCCGTTGTCGAGGTCGATAGTGGTCAATTGGGTGTGGACAGTGCGATGGCAGAATTGCAGCAGTTACAAACGCTGTTGACCACACCCGAGCGCAATAACCTGATCGCTATCGTGTCTCTGACCGAAATGGTGGTGCTGAAACCCGCGCTGAACAGCCATGGTCGCTGGGATGCCGAAGAACATCGACGTCGCGTGGATAACCTGTTCTCTCGCATGACGGAGAGCGGACGCCTGCGGGTACGGATGGCGTTGGGCAACTATTTTACCGGACCGGGCAGCATTGCGCGTTCTTATCGTACTGCGCGCACGACCATGGGCGTTGGGAAACAGCGGATGCCCAGCCAGCGCTGCTACTATTATCAGGATTTAATGCTGCCGGTGTTGCTCGATAGTCTGCGCGGTGGCTGGCAGGCCAATGAACTGGTTCGTCCGCTGGCAAAACTGAAAGCGATGGATGGCAATGGGTTGCTGCGCCGCACGCTTAACGCCTGGTTTCGCAATAACGTTCAGCCGGGTGCTACGGCTAAGGCGCTGTTCATCCATCGTAATACGCTTGAATATCGCCTGAACCGGATTTCCGAACTGACTGGGCTGGATTTGGGAAACTTTGACGATCGTTTGCTGCTCTATGTTGCCCTGCAACTCGATGAAGAAGAATAA
- the degP gene encoding serine endoprotease DegP, translating to MKRKSLVLSALALSLAMSMGQAFAATEAVVSTSSQMPSLAPMLDKVMPSVVSISIEGHTDVKRSNIPQQMQPFFGENSPFCQEGSPFQNSPICQGAEDEGEEGAPAKRENFQALGSGVVINAEKGYVVTNNHVVDNADKIQVRLYDGRKYDAKVIGKDPRTDVALIQLIDFKNLTAIKIADSDQLRVGDYTVAIGNPYGLGQTATSGIVSALGRSGLNIENYENFIQTDAAINRGNSGGALVNLNGELIGLNTAILAPDGGNIGIGFAIPSNMVKNLTAQLVEFGDVKRGELGITGTELNSDLAQAMKVDAQRGAFVSQVRPKSAADEAGIKAGDVILTLNDKPISSFAALRAQVGSLPVGSKVKLGLLREGKPLTVEVTLQQTNQTQIASGNLYTGISGASLSNTEIDGQKGVKVDEVKADSAAAKIGLKKDDVILGVNQQPVQNLGELRKILDSKPPVLALNVLRGNTTLYLLAQ from the coding sequence ATGAAAAGAAAATCATTGGTTCTGAGTGCATTGGCGCTGAGCCTGGCAATGAGCATGGGGCAGGCTTTTGCGGCGACTGAGGCGGTAGTATCGACATCCAGCCAGATGCCAAGTTTGGCTCCGATGCTCGATAAAGTGATGCCTTCCGTCGTCAGCATCTCCATTGAAGGGCATACCGACGTCAAGCGCAGCAATATTCCGCAGCAGATGCAGCCTTTCTTCGGTGAGAATTCGCCGTTCTGTCAGGAGGGTTCACCCTTCCAAAACTCCCCGATTTGTCAGGGGGCTGAGGACGAAGGGGAAGAGGGCGCGCCCGCAAAACGTGAGAACTTCCAGGCATTGGGTTCTGGCGTAGTGATCAACGCGGAGAAAGGCTATGTGGTCACCAATAACCACGTGGTCGACAACGCCGACAAGATTCAGGTGCGTCTCTACGACGGGCGTAAGTATGATGCCAAAGTGATTGGCAAAGATCCGCGTACCGACGTCGCATTGATTCAACTGATTGATTTTAAAAATCTGACTGCCATCAAGATCGCCGATTCCGACCAACTACGCGTGGGTGACTATACCGTGGCAATCGGTAACCCCTATGGTTTAGGCCAAACGGCGACGTCCGGTATTGTTTCTGCGCTGGGGCGCAGCGGTTTAAACATCGAGAATTATGAAAACTTCATCCAGACCGATGCGGCGATCAACCGAGGCAACTCCGGCGGGGCGCTGGTTAATCTTAACGGTGAGCTTATCGGCCTGAACACCGCGATTCTGGCTCCGGATGGCGGAAACATCGGTATCGGTTTTGCCATTCCAAGCAACATGGTGAAAAACCTGACCGCGCAATTGGTTGAGTTTGGCGACGTGAAACGCGGTGAACTGGGCATTACCGGCACCGAGCTCAATTCCGATCTGGCACAAGCGATGAAAGTGGACGCGCAGCGCGGGGCATTTGTCAGCCAGGTCAGGCCGAAGTCCGCCGCAGACGAAGCAGGCATCAAAGCCGGTGACGTCATTTTGACGCTGAACGATAAACCGATCAGCAGCTTTGCAGCCCTGCGTGCACAGGTGGGTTCCTTACCCGTCGGTAGCAAGGTCAAGCTGGGGCTGCTGCGTGAAGGCAAACCGCTAACGGTAGAAGTGACCTTGCAGCAGACCAACCAGACACAGATCGCGTCCGGTAATCTCTACACGGGGATCAGTGGCGCCTCGCTTAGCAACACCGAAATCGACGGTCAGAAAGGCGTCAAGGTAGACGAGGTGAAAGCCGATTCGGCGGCCGCGAAAATCGGCTTGAAGAAGGATGACGTGATCCTTGGTGTGAACCAGCAGCCGGTGCAGAATTTGGGCGAACTGCGTAAAATTCTGGACAGCAAGCCTCCAGTATTAGCACTGAATGTGCTGCGCGGTAATACAACGCTTTATCTGTTGGCACAATAA
- the dgt gene encoding dGTPase, with product MSDIDFSKKFSVQRPLSKPIAAESEYDIVRLFESDRGRIINSAAIRRLQQKTQVFPLERNAAVRSRLTHSMEVQQVGRYIAKDILVRIKGENRLDALGLSLWQTPFESMVEMACLMHDIGNPPFGHFGESAINNWFRKRLDAAYIQHDALSREDACQVEALRLKGDTHDALRRQVRQDLSHFEGNAQAIRLVHTLLKLNLTYSQVGCILKYTRPAYWVGEVPDNYRYLMKKPGYYLSEQDFVADLRRELSLDEYHRFPLTYIMEAADDISYCVADLEDAVEKEILTTEQLYLYLRQTWGTVDPSDLFAKTVEQAYESRKRHRWRSTDDQFFMQLRVNTVARLVPYAAHRFIKNLPAIYAGAFDEALLEDKGAQAKLLRVFKEVARKYVFNNAEVEKLELQGYRVIGGLLDIYHPLLEMSYDAFSQMVNDDTHPHYPIETRLYHKLSSKHCLAYREALLQRSALSREEQEIWEYYYRARLIQDYISGMTDLYAYDEYRRLMAAE from the coding sequence ATGTCCGATATCGATTTTTCAAAGAAATTCAGCGTTCAGCGGCCTCTGAGCAAACCGATCGCCGCGGAGAGTGAATATGACATCGTTCGCCTGTTCGAAAGCGACAGGGGACGTATCATCAACTCTGCCGCGATCCGCCGTTTACAGCAGAAGACGCAGGTATTTCCTCTGGAGCGTAACGCCGCTGTGCGTTCACGGCTGACACACTCTATGGAAGTGCAGCAGGTCGGTCGCTACATCGCCAAAGATATTCTGGTGCGGATCAAAGGCGAAAATCGACTGGACGCCCTGGGTCTGTCTCTATGGCAGACGCCTTTTGAAAGCATGGTAGAAATGGCCTGCCTGATGCACGACATCGGCAACCCGCCCTTTGGCCATTTTGGTGAGTCTGCCATCAACAACTGGTTTAGGAAACGGCTGGATGCCGCTTATATTCAGCATGACGCATTGTCGCGTGAGGATGCGTGTCAGGTTGAAGCCCTGCGGCTGAAAGGCGATACGCATGACGCATTGCGGCGTCAGGTACGACAGGATCTCAGCCATTTTGAAGGCAATGCACAGGCGATTCGTTTGGTGCATACGCTGCTTAAATTGAATCTTACCTACAGCCAGGTGGGCTGTATTCTCAAATATACCCGGCCAGCGTATTGGGTCGGCGAGGTGCCCGACAACTATCGCTATTTGATGAAAAAGCCGGGGTATTACCTTTCTGAGCAGGATTTTGTTGCCGATCTGCGCCGGGAATTGTCGCTGGACGAATACCATCGCTTTCCGCTCACCTACATCATGGAAGCCGCGGACGATATCTCCTACTGCGTTGCCGATCTGGAGGATGCGGTAGAAAAAGAGATCCTTACCACCGAGCAGCTTTATCTGTACCTGCGCCAAACCTGGGGGACGGTCGATCCCTCCGATCTGTTCGCCAAAACCGTGGAGCAGGCTTATGAAAGTCGAAAACGGCACCGCTGGCGCAGCACCGACGATCAATTTTTTATGCAGTTGCGCGTCAATACGGTAGCGAGGCTGGTGCCTTACGCGGCGCATCGTTTTATCAAAAATTTGCCTGCGATTTACGCGGGTGCTTTTGATGAGGCGCTGCTGGAAGATAAAGGCGCGCAGGCAAAACTGTTGCGGGTGTTCAAAGAGGTAGCTCGTAAGTATGTCTTTAATAACGCAGAAGTCGAAAAACTGGAACTGCAAGGCTATCGCGTGATCGGGGGGCTATTGGACATCTACCACCCGCTGCTGGAAATGTCTTATGACGCGTTCAGTCAGATGGTGAATGACGATACGCATCCGCACTACCCCATCGAAACCCGACTCTACCACAAGCTTTCCAGCAAACATTGCCTGGCCTATCGTGAAGCCCTGCTCCAACGTTCTGCGCTGTCTCGCGAGGAACAGGAGATTTGGGAATACTATTATCGGGCCCGATTGATTCAAGATTATATCAGTGGAATGACAGATCTTTACGCTTACGACGAATACCGGCGGTTGATGGCGGCGGAATAA
- the mtnN gene encoding 5'-methylthioadenosine/S-adenosylhomocysteine nucleosidase translates to MKVGIIGAMEQEVTILRDRIENLSTFTRAGCEIYSGWLNGVEVALLKSGIGKVSAAMGTTLLLEHARPDMIINTGSAGGLAPTLNVGDIVVSSEARYHDADVTAFGYEAGQMAGCPAAFPADGSLIALAERAIVSLQLNAVQGLIVSGDAFINGAEPLARIRRTFPQAVAVEMEATAIAHVCHQFGVPFVVVRAISDVADKASHLSFDEFLAVAAQQSSRMVSAMLQELAGKA, encoded by the coding sequence ATGAAAGTCGGCATCATCGGAGCCATGGAACAAGAAGTGACGATCCTGCGCGATCGCATCGAAAACCTCAGTACCTTCACACGCGCTGGATGCGAAATCTACAGCGGGTGGCTGAACGGCGTCGAAGTGGCACTGTTAAAATCCGGCATTGGTAAGGTTTCCGCCGCGATGGGCACCACGCTGCTGCTGGAACATGCCCGTCCTGACATGATCATCAACACCGGCTCTGCGGGCGGTCTGGCACCGACCCTGAACGTCGGCGATATCGTGGTATCCAGTGAAGCGCGCTATCACGATGCTGATGTCACCGCTTTCGGCTATGAAGCAGGCCAGATGGCAGGCTGCCCGGCGGCGTTTCCCGCTGATGGCTCCCTTATTGCGTTGGCCGAGCGTGCCATTGTCTCTTTGCAATTGAATGCTGTGCAGGGGCTGATTGTCAGTGGTGATGCGTTTATCAACGGTGCAGAACCGCTGGCTCGCATCCGCCGTACCTTCCCACAGGCTGTCGCAGTCGAAATGGAAGCCACCGCAATTGCTCATGTTTGCCATCAGTTTGGTGTGCCTTTCGTGGTGGTACGCGCCATCTCCGATGTGGCTGACAAAGCCTCGCACCTGAGTTTTGACGAGTTTCTAGCCGTGGCAGCCCAGCAATCGTCACGCATGGTGAGCGCCATGTTGCAAGAGCTCGCCGGAAAAGCCTGA
- the btuF gene encoding vitamin B12 ABC transporter substrate-binding protein BtuF yields MRVRGLTLLAILCLLMAGRVSAETVAQRIISLAPHATELAFAAGMGDQVIGVSAWSNYPPEAQQREQVASWQGINLERVLALKPDLVLAWREGNPQRPLEQLSAFGIPVVYLDPTSLEAIPTILEQLGQYSAHPEVARQNAQDLRQQLADLKTRYAHAPKHQVFLQFGTHPLFTSGKQSLQNQVLALCGGVNVFDDSKVPWPQVSREQVLRRNPQVIIITGTAADAAATRDFWSPQLSVPIITVDEDWFNRSSPRMLLAAQYICQQLAALPAQ; encoded by the coding sequence ATGCGCGTTCGCGGGCTCACGCTTCTGGCAATACTGTGTCTGCTCATGGCCGGACGGGTCAGCGCAGAAACCGTCGCGCAGCGCATTATCAGTCTGGCTCCCCACGCTACGGAGTTAGCCTTCGCCGCCGGCATGGGCGATCAGGTGATTGGCGTGAGTGCCTGGTCAAACTACCCGCCTGAAGCGCAACAGCGGGAACAGGTTGCCTCCTGGCAAGGCATCAATCTGGAGCGGGTGCTGGCCTTAAAGCCGGATTTGGTTCTGGCCTGGCGTGAAGGGAACCCGCAGCGACCGCTTGAGCAACTCTCGGCTTTTGGCATCCCGGTGGTGTATCTGGACCCCACCTCGTTGGAAGCAATACCAACCATACTGGAACAGCTTGGGCAATACAGCGCACACCCAGAGGTTGCACGGCAAAATGCGCAGGATTTGCGTCAGCAACTGGCTGATTTGAAAACACGCTATGCCCATGCGCCAAAACATCAGGTGTTTCTGCAATTTGGTACACACCCGTTGTTCACCTCAGGTAAGCAGTCGTTGCAGAACCAGGTACTTGCTCTGTGTGGCGGCGTCAATGTTTTCGATGACAGTAAGGTGCCTTGGCCGCAGGTCAGTCGTGAACAGGTATTACGGCGCAACCCACAGGTGATCATTATCACTGGCACCGCAGCCGATGCGGCCGCCACGCGTGATTTCTGGTCGCCACAGTTGTCCGTGCCAATCATTACGGTAGACGAAGATTGGTTTAATCGCAGCAGCCCACGCATGTTGCTGGCAGCCCAGTACATTTGTCAGCAACTCGCCGCCCTCCCCGCCCAGTAA
- a CDS encoding type II toxin-antitoxin system Phd/YefM family antitoxin — MAFQILTTTAASITELKRDPMGTFNAGEGAPVAILNRNEPAFYCVPPALYAQLMEILEDQELGRIADERIGEAVIEVNIDDL, encoded by the coding sequence ATGGCATTTCAGATTTTAACCACCACTGCGGCAAGTATTACAGAGCTTAAACGAGATCCTATGGGGACGTTCAATGCCGGAGAAGGCGCACCAGTCGCAATTCTAAATCGCAACGAACCCGCTTTTTACTGTGTACCACCGGCCTTGTATGCACAGCTGATGGAAATTTTGGAAGATCAGGAGTTGGGGCGAATTGCCGATGAGCGAATCGGTGAGGCAGTAATCGAGGTCAATATTGATGACCTATAA
- a CDS encoding type II toxin-antitoxin system RelE family toxin, whose amino-acid sequence MTYKLAFNESALKEWKKLGHTLRDQFKKKLIERLQNPRVPASQLHGRKDQFKIKLRGAGYRLVYSVNDDIVTVTVIGVGKRENDDIYTATQHRN is encoded by the coding sequence ATGACCTATAAGCTGGCCTTTAATGAATCAGCGCTGAAAGAATGGAAAAAATTGGGCCATACCCTTCGGGACCAATTCAAAAAGAAGCTCATTGAGCGTCTACAGAACCCACGGGTGCCGGCATCACAACTTCATGGACGGAAAGACCAGTTTAAAATCAAGCTCCGTGGCGCAGGCTACCGACTGGTTTACAGTGTCAACGATGACATTGTGACCGTCACGGTAATTGGCGTGGGTAAACGAGAAAATGATGATATCTACACGGCAACCCAGCACAGAAATTAA
- the erpA gene encoding iron-sulfur cluster insertion protein ErpA, producing MSDEVMAVPLQFTDAAAKKVKVLIADEENPELKLRVYITGGGCSGFQYGFTFDDKINDGDMTIEKQGVALVVDPMSLQYLVGGSVDYTEGLEGSRFVVTNPNAKSTCGCGSSFSI from the coding sequence ATGAGCGATGAAGTAATGGCTGTGCCGCTGCAATTCACTGATGCGGCGGCAAAAAAGGTGAAAGTCCTGATTGCTGATGAAGAGAACCCGGAGCTGAAGCTTCGCGTCTACATCACCGGGGGGGGCTGTAGCGGCTTCCAATATGGTTTCACGTTCGACGATAAAATTAACGACGGCGACATGACCATTGAGAAACAGGGCGTGGCGCTGGTGGTAGACCCGATGAGTCTGCAATATCTGGTCGGTGGTTCGGTGGATTACACGGAAGGTCTGGAAGGGTCGCGCTTCGTGGTCACTAACCCGAATGCGAAAAGCACCTGCGGCTGCGGTTCTTCTTTCAGTATCTGA